A stretch of Gouania willdenowi chromosome 21, fGouWil2.1, whole genome shotgun sequence DNA encodes these proteins:
- the gpr161b gene encoding G-protein coupled receptor 161 → MNITRNCTAVGNGEGLAVLESVSIVAITLLACLGNLLIVVTLYRRPYLLTPSNKFVFSLTLSNLLLSVVVLPFVAVSSAKREWVFGVVWCNFTALLYLLISSASMLTLGAIAIDRYYAVLYPMIYPMKITGNRAVVVIAYVWLHSLLGCLPPLFGWSSFEFHCFKWTCVASWHREPSYTVFWITWCILPPFLVMLACYGVIFRVARMKARKVHCGTVVVALDDSAASQRNGRKNSSTSTSSNGSRRSLVYAGSQCKAFITILVVIGTFLMTWGPYVGVVCSEALWGPDAVSESLQTLVAWLSLCSAVCHPLIYGLWNKTVRKELLGMCFGDRYYRESFATRQRTSRLFSISNRITDLGMSPHLTAMLAGGEHLLAPGSSTGDTGFSFTQDSCTDVMQLDYSSVDASSLQQHHGNTSGKRRSSVTFEDQVEQVKAESTSSALVHAEVHKFLDTFASSLAQAIESDAKLTLFGDSVTLTDGLFSARAAPRPRYMDGQRLRLESIDEGIVKDERNEQEPEEEDKPA, encoded by the exons ATGAACATCACCAGGAACTGCACTGCGGTGGGGAATGGCGAGGGCTTGGCCGTCCTGGAGTCCGTCTCCATCGTGGCCATCACTCTCCTGGCGTGCCTGGGGAACCTGCTGATCGTGGTGACTCTGTACCGCAGGCCTTATCTGCTCACGCCCAGCAACAAGTTTGTGTTCAGCCTGACTTTGTCCAACTTGCTGCTGTCCGTGGTTGTGCTGCCTTTCGTGGCCGTCAGCTCGGCTAAACGGGAGTGGGTGTTCGGAGTGGTTTGGTGTAACTTCACGGCATTGTTGTATCTGCTTATCAGCTCTGCCAGCATGCTCACCCTGGGGGCTATCGCCATTGACAG GTACTACGCCGTGCTCTACCCGATGATCTACCCGATGAAGATTACAGGGAACCGGGCAGTGGTGGTCATCGCCTACGTGTGGCTGCACTCCCTGCTGGGCTGCCTGCCGCCGCTGTTTGGTTGGTCTTCCTTTGAGTTTCACTGTTTCAAATGGACGTGCGTGGCATCGTGGCACAGAGAGCCCAGCTACACTGTCTTCTGGATCACCTGGTGCATCCTCCCTCCCTTCCTGGTCATGCTCGCCTGTTATGGCGTCATATTCCGTGTAGCGCGCATGAAAGCCCGTAAAGTGCACTGTGGGACCGTTGTGGTGGCCCTGGACGACTCGGCTGCGTCGCAGCGGAACGGACGCAAGAACTCCAGCACCTCCACTTCCTCAAACGGAAGCCGGCGAAGCCTTGTGTACGCGGGGAGTCAATGCAAAGCTTTCATCACCATCCTGGTAGTGATCGGGACATTCCTGATGACATGGGGGCCGTACGTCGGAGTGGTGTGCTCCGAGGCGCTGTGGGGGCCCGACGCCGTGTCTGAGAGCCTGCAGACCCTGGTGGCGTGGCTGTCCCTCTGTAGCGCCGTGTGTCACCCTCTCATCTACGGCCTGTGGAACAAAACGGTGAGGAAGGAGCTGCTGGGGATGTGCTTTGGAGATCGCTACTACAGAGAGTCGTTCGCCACACGGCAGAGGACGTCTCGTCTCTTCAGCATCTCCAACAGAATCACAG ACTTGGGTATGTCACCACACCTGACCGCTATGCTAGCAGGTGGAGAACATTTACTGGCTCCAGGCAGCAGCACCGGAGATACTGGCTTCAGCTTTACTCAGGACTCAT GCACTGATGTGATGCAGTTAGACTACTCCTCAGTGGACGCCTCATCACTCCAGCAGCATCATGGGAACACGTctgggaagaggaggagctcgGTGACATTCGAAGACCAGGTGGAGCAAGTCAAAG CTGAAAGCACGTCCTCCGCCCTGGTCCACGCTGAGGTGCACAAGTTCCTCGACACGTTTGCCTCCTCCTTGGCGCAGGCCATCGAGAGCGATGCCAAGCTCACGCTGTTTGGGGACAGTGTGACTTTGACGGACGGACTCTTCTCTGCAAGAGCAGCACCCAGACCCAGATACATGGACGGTCAGAGACTGAGGCTGGAGAGCATTGACGAAGGCATCGTGAAGGACGAGCGGAACGAGCAAGAGCCTGAAGAGGAGGACAAACCGGCCTGA